Proteins co-encoded in one Cydia splendana chromosome 11, ilCydSple1.2, whole genome shotgun sequence genomic window:
- the LOC134794883 gene encoding uncharacterized protein LOC134794883 produces MLEKSAVLTNGRWSVGLPWKDPYVSLPDSYPSAFKRLQGVEKKMLADKAYGLRYEERVNHLFENNFAREMADTSLTPNTWYLPHFGVDNPNKKKLRLVYDAAAKSQGKSLNDFLLTGPDLLVSLFGIMVRFREDRVAVTGDIKDMFLRIKINPVDQNALRFLWRSRNPTGPVKTYAMTSLIFGANCSPFIAQYIKNKNASRFESTLPAAVSAIHRQHYMDDYIDSLPDEATAISMVKNIRDIHSAGGFEIRNWTCNSANVLDTIPKDILGNTAVRFGLDEHDEGERTLGLIWYPAKDELGFDVSFKRIPDNVIKGEQRPTKRVMLRVIMSIFDIFGFLSPFTTQGKVMLQDTWRLHIDWDDIIPDELYKKWCSWLELLKVIGEIRLPRWYQSCAARCKMGDELTTTLPGSSFHAVTEQCYSDLELHLFSDASLKAMSAVAYWRWKSKDQICVAFVASKSRVSSVKPQTVPRLELQAALLAARLADSIAKAHRLHVTRRYFWCDSSTVLHWIGNNTRRYKTFEANRLGEIDDLSQASEWRYVPTGLNVADIATRETFNYQSFLNEWFKGPEFLYSDETCWPANVLEPENEVGAEACMTVVQNSRTCFPVPDPERFSSWLRFMRSTACVLKFTNKCRGIALDDYALVEQVKQLILRQAQEDSFASDIQAVKAGKDLPRDSRLRNLSPYLDENNVLRVSGRIDAVSDVPQEVKRPIILDGRHPTAKLLVKHYHVKAAHGHQEAVVNDLKQEFWIIHLRPTVKNVASHCMLCRLRKATPQVPRMGDLPQARMAHHQRAFTFCGIDLFGPMEVTVGRRREKRYGVLFTCLTVRAVHIEVVHTLTTDSLIMALRRMASRRGWPSHIYSDNGTNLRGADVELRRSIQELDEESLRAEALNNQVRWTFIPPASPHWGGAWERLIRTVKRSLRVILKERAPRDETLNTLLAEVEGIVNGRPLTHVSVEPGSSDALTPNHFLVGSSSRLPIHGVFDDSDLALRKQWRIAQRLADMYWKRWMKEFLPLLLPRKKWQQEQKPLGVGDLVLVVDPDSPRNVWPRGLIKSILPGKDGRIRVVDISTATGVLRRSVARVAPVPLAD; encoded by the coding sequence ATGTTAGAGAAGTCTGCAGTGCTCACCAATGGCAGGTGGTCAGTGGGTCTTCCGTGGAAAGATCCGTACGTCAGCTTACCCGATAGTTACCCTAGCGCATTTAAGCGGCTACAGGGTGTAGAAAAGAAAATGCTAGCTGATAAAGCTTATGGACTCAGGTACGAGGAACGTGTCAACCATTTGTTTGAAAACAATTTCGCACGGGAAATGGCCGACACGTCACTCACGCCTAATACATGGTACTTGCCACATTTCGGAGTTGACAATCCGAACAAGAAGAAGCTGCGTTTGGTTTATGACGCAGCAGCTAAAAGTCAAGGCAAGTCTCTAAATGACTTTCTTCTCACGGGTCCGGATTTACTCGTTTCCTTGTTCGGCATTATGGTTCGTTTTCGAGAGGATAGGGTAGCCGTAACCGGTGACATAAAAGATATGTTTTTGAGAATTAAAATTAATCCCGTAGACCAGAATGCCCTCAGATTCCTGTGGAGAAGTAGGAACCCCACAGGCCCAGTGAAGACGTACGCGATGACGTCGCTTATTTTCGGCGCGAACTGCTCGCCCTTTATTGCCCAGTACATTAAGAACAAGAACGCTAGCAGGTTCGAGTCTACGCTTCCAGCTGCCGTCTCTGCTATACACCGCCAGCACTATATGGACGACTATATTGATAGTCTGCCGGATGAAGCTACCGCTATCAGTATGGTAAAGAATATTCGCGATATTCACAGTGCGGGAGGTTTCGAAATCCGCAACTGGACGTGTAATAGCGCAAATGTGCTCGACACTATACCTAAGGATATTTTAGGTAATACAGCTGTGAGGTTTGGACTGGACGAACATGATGAAGGTGAGCGCACTCTTGGACTGATTTGGTACCCTGCCAAGGATGAACTGGGGTTCGATGTGTCATTCAAGCGCATTCCCGACAACGTTATCAAAGGCGAACAAAGACCTACGAAGAGGGTCATGTTGCGTGTTATTATGtcaatttttgacatttttgggTTCTTGTCACCTTTCACTACACAAGGCAAAGTTATGCTGCAGGACACCTGGCGTCTCCATATCGACTGGGACGATATTATTCCAGATgaattgtataaaaaatggTGCAGTTGGTTGGAATTATTGAAGGTTATTGGAGAAATTCGCCTGCCAAGATGGTACCAGTCATGCGCTGCCAGGTGTAAGATGGGAGATGAGTTGACCACAACTTTACCAGGCTCTTCTTTTCATGCCGTGACCGAGCAATGCTACAGTGACTTAGAACTGCATTTATTCAGTGACGCCTCACTAAAGGCAATGTCAGCGGTTGCGTACTGGCGTTGGAAGAGTAAAGATCAGATATGTGTCGCGTTTGTTGCTAGCAAAAGCCGAGTATCTTCGGTGAAACCTCAAACTGTGCCGCGATTGGAACTTCAAGCTGCGTTGCTAGCAGCTCGACTCGCTGACTCAATAGCGAAGGCACATCGTTTGCACGTCACACGGCGATACTTTTGGTGCGATTCAAGTACGGTGCTACACTGGATTGGCAACAACACTCGTCGATACAAGACTTTCGAGGCTAATAGATTAGGCGAGATCGACGACCTGTCACAAGCCTCTGAATGGAGATATGTGCCAACAGGACTGAACGTGGCGGACATTGCTACAAGAGAAACGTTCAACTATCAGTCCTTTCTTAATGAGTGGTTCAAGGGACCCGAGTTTTTGTACAGCGATGAGACTTGCTGGCCAGCGAACGTCCTGGAACCCGAAAATGAAGTCGGCGCTGAAGCTTGCATGACCGTAGTACAAAACTCACGTACATGTTTCCCGGTTCCTGACCCTGAGCGCTTCTCCTCGTGGCTACGATTTATGCGATCTACCGCTTGTGTTCTCAAGTTTACAAATAAATGCAGAGGTATCGCACTTGACGACTACGCCCTGGTGGAACAAGTAAAGCAGTTAATCCTGCGGCAAGCTCAAGAAGATTCCTTTGCCAGTGACATACAAGCAGTAAAGGCAGGAAAAGACTTGCCACGCGATAGTCGGCTGAGAAATCTATCTCCATACTTGGATGAGAACAATGTTTTACGCGTGAGCGGCCGCATTGATGCTGTTTCTGACGTACCTCAGGAAGTGAAAAGGCCCATTATTCTTGATGGACGGCATCCTACTGCCAAGCTTTTGGTCAAGCACTATCATGTGAAGGCTGCCCACGGACACCAAGAAGCGGTAGTAAATGATTTAAAACAAGAATTTTGGATAATCCACTTGCGACCTACCGTCAAAAATGTTGCGTCTCATTGCATGCTCTGCAGGTTAAGAAAGGCTACCCCACAGGTGCCTCGGATGGGTGACTTACCTCAAGCGCGCATGGCGCATCATCAACGTGCCTTCACCTTTTGCGGGATCGATCTGTTTGGGCCCATGGAAGTCACAGTAGGCAGACGTCGAGAAAAACGTTACGGCGTTTTGTTTACTTGCCTAACCGTTCGTGCAGTCCACATAGAAGTCGTTCACACACTTACTACTGACTCATTGATTATGGCGCTTCGACGAATGGCGTCTCGACGTGGGTGGCCGTCGCATATTTATTCCGACAACGGCACGAACCTACGCGGAGCAGACGTCGAATTGCGAAGATCCATACAGGAGCTCGACGAAGAATCACTTAGAGCCGAAGCTCTTAACAATCAAGTTCGCTGGACTTTTATTCCGCCCGCCAGCCCCCATTGGGGTGGGGCGTGGGAGCGCTTGATTCGGACCGTAAAGCGATCTCTTCGTGTCATTTTAAAAGAACGAGCGCCCCGAGACGAAACTCTCAACACTCTACTAGCGGAAGTAGAAGGTATTGTCAACGGTCGACCACTAACACACGTGTCGGTAGAGCCGGGCTCCTCTGACGCGCTTACGCCCAACCACTTTCTTGTAGGCTCTTCATCCAGGTTGCCAATACATGGCGTATTTGACGATTCAGATTTAGCCTTAAGGAAGCAATGGCGAATAGCGCAGCGATTGGCCGACATGTACTGGAAGCGGTGGATGAAGGAGTTCCTCCCGCTTCTGTTACCGAGAAAGAAGTGGCAACAGGAGCAGAAGCCACTGGGTGTCGGTGACCTAGTGCTTGTCGTTGACCCTGACTCGCCTCGAAACGTGTGGCCACGAGGCCTAATAAAAAGTATCCTGCCTGGAAAAGACGGTCGCATCAGGGTAGTCGACATCAGCACCGCTACCGGCGTGCTGCGCCGGTCTGTGGCGCGCGTGGCTCCTGTACCCTTAGCTGATTAG